A stretch of the Ipomoea triloba cultivar NCNSP0323 chromosome 16, ASM357664v1 genome encodes the following:
- the LOC116007838 gene encoding probable arabinosyltransferase ARAD2, with translation MLLEEFIIEIEVDNEIRKTLLHKGSQKFPPYPENPLIKQYSAEYWILGDLMTPPELRNGSFAKRVFDAEEADVILVPFFATLSAEMQLGLNKGAFRKKVGNEDYERQKMAVDTVKQTKAWKRSGGRDHVFVLTDPVAMWHVKAEIAPTILLVVDFGGWYKLDAKAANDSLPDMIQHTQVSLLK, from the exons ATGCTTCTAGAAGAATTTATTATAGAAAT TGAAGTAGACAATGAAATCAGGAAGACCCTTTTACACAAAGGTTCTCAAAAGTTCCCTCCATATCCTGAGAACCCACTGATCAAACAGTACAGTGCAGAGTACTGGATCTTGGGTGACTTGATGACCCCTCCTGAGTTGAGAAATGGCTCTTTTGCTAAAAGGGTGTTTGATGCTGAGGAGGCTGATGTGATCTTAGTGCCATTTTTTGCAACATTGAGTGCTGAGATGCAACTGGGGTTGAATAAAGGAGCATTTAGAAAGAAGGTAGGGAATGAGGACTATGAGAGGCAGAAAATGGCTGTGGATACTGTGAAGCAGACCAAGGCTTGGAAACGCTCTGGAGGCCGTGACCATGTATTTGTTCTCACTG ACCCAGTTGCAATGTGGCATGTTAAAGCTGAGATTGCTCCAACGATTCTCTTAGTGGTGGATTTTGGAGGGTGGTATAAGCTCGATGCAAAAGCAGCAAATGACAGCTTACCAGATATGATACAGCACACTCAAGTTTCATTGCTGAAG